In one bacterium genomic region, the following are encoded:
- a CDS encoding exodeoxyribonuclease VII small subunit: MAKKKTDELAAGTEEIGFEKALARLETIVEEMESGTLSLEDMMKRFEEGQALVKVCSGKLNQVERRIEILVKEGERVTAEPFADSTAPAEEDDDKPGNGLPF; the protein is encoded by the coding sequence ATGGCGAAAAAGAAAACGGATGAACTGGCGGCGGGAACCGAAGAGATCGGTTTTGAAAAGGCCTTGGCGCGGCTCGAAACCATTGTCGAGGAAATGGAGAGCGGGACGTTGAGCCTGGAAGACATGATGAAGCGGTTTGAGGAGGGGCAGGCCCTGGTGAAGGTGTGCTCCGGGAAGCTCAATCAGGTCGAACGGCGAATCGAGATCCTGGTCAAGGAAGGGGAGCGCGTGACCGCAGAACCCTTTGCCGATAGCACGGCCCCGGCCGAAGAGGATGATGACAAACCAGGAAATGGATTGCCATTCTGA
- the rny gene encoding ribonuclease Y yields the protein MEIIISAVIAVLVGLALGYGLRTWLSSVRSSQTEQDAHQLLKDARKDAENLLKETALQTKADALKAREEFELSTKTRRDELMALDNRITQREVNFDRKVALIDKKERALEQRAGEVEKQATELEKTREELNRLIDENKLKLQRMAGMTEAEARATLLARVEAEVHNEVGGLIRRLQAEAKDTAEREAQKIVTLAVQRYAASHASEMMTCSVALPNDEMKGRIIGREGRNIRALEAATGINLLIDDTPEAVVISGFDPVRREVARLSLERLILDGRIHPARIEEVVTKTQDEIDERIRQAGEEALFKLGIQGFEPELIRTLGRLKFRSSYAQNVLMHSVEVAQLMGVMAGELGLDVMLAKRIGLLHDIGKALDHDIEGSHAVIGADLLRRLGESPVVVNAVAAHHDDVPGESLYAILASAGDAISASRPGARAETTEIYVKRLEKLEAIADGFPGVEKSYAIQAGREVRVVVQPEKVNEHEAMSMARNICKKIESDLQYPGQIRVMVVRETRSVEYAR from the coding sequence ATGGAGATTATTATTTCCGCGGTAATCGCGGTTCTGGTGGGTTTGGCTTTAGGTTACGGTCTCAGGACCTGGTTGAGTTCGGTCCGCTCCAGTCAGACGGAGCAGGATGCGCATCAGCTGTTGAAGGATGCCCGCAAGGATGCGGAGAATCTTCTCAAGGAAACGGCGTTGCAGACCAAAGCGGACGCCTTGAAGGCCCGGGAGGAGTTTGAGCTTTCGACCAAAACCCGTCGTGACGAACTCATGGCGCTGGATAACCGGATTACCCAGCGTGAGGTCAACTTTGACCGTAAGGTGGCCCTCATTGATAAAAAGGAACGGGCATTGGAGCAACGGGCTGGTGAAGTTGAAAAACAGGCCACTGAACTCGAGAAAACCCGCGAAGAATTGAACCGGTTGATCGATGAGAACAAGCTCAAACTCCAGCGTATGGCCGGGATGACCGAAGCCGAGGCCCGGGCCACGCTGTTGGCCCGCGTCGAGGCGGAGGTTCATAATGAGGTGGGCGGGCTGATCCGGCGGTTACAGGCGGAAGCCAAGGATACCGCGGAACGCGAGGCCCAGAAAATCGTGACGCTGGCCGTTCAGCGCTATGCCGCCAGTCATGCCTCGGAGATGATGACGTGCAGCGTGGCGTTACCCAATGATGAAATGAAGGGGCGGATCATCGGGCGCGAGGGCCGTAACATCCGGGCCCTGGAGGCGGCCACCGGGATCAATCTCCTGATTGATGACACCCCGGAAGCGGTCGTCATTTCAGGGTTCGATCCCGTCCGCCGGGAAGTGGCCCGGCTTTCCCTGGAACGCCTCATCCTGGATGGGCGCATCCATCCGGCCCGGATTGAAGAGGTGGTCACCAAGACGCAGGATGAAATTGATGAACGGATCCGCCAGGCCGGGGAAGAGGCGCTCTTCAAACTGGGGATTCAGGGCTTCGAGCCCGAACTGATCCGCACGTTGGGCCGGCTGAAATTCCGCAGCAGTTACGCGCAGAATGTGCTGATGCATTCCGTGGAGGTGGCCCAGCTGATGGGCGTGATGGCGGGGGAACTCGGCCTGGATGTGATGCTGGCCAAGCGGATCGGATTGCTGCACGATATCGGCAAGGCACTGGATCATGACATCGAGGGGAGCCATGCGGTCATCGGTGCGGATCTGCTGCGGCGCCTGGGTGAGTCACCGGTGGTGGTGAATGCCGTGGCCGCGCATCACGATGATGTGCCGGGCGAGAGCCTCTATGCCATCCTGGCCTCGGCCGGGGACGCCATCTCGGCCTCGCGGCCCGGGGCCCGGGCCGAAACCACGGAAATCTATGTCAAGCGCCTGGAAAAACTGGAGGCGATTGCGGATGGCTTTCCCGGGGTGGAAAAGAGTTACGCGATCCAAGCCGGGCGTGAAGTCCGGGTGGTAGTGCAACCTGAAAAAGTGAATGAGCATGAGGCCATGTCCATGGCCCGGAATATCTGTAAGAAAATTGAAAGCGACCTGCAGTATCCCGGCCAGATCCGGGTGATGGTGGTGCGTGAAACCCGCTCGGTGGAGTATGCCCGATGA
- a CDS encoding 5-formyltetrahydrofolate cyclo-ligase, with protein sequence MLTKESIRSVMRKRRAGLQADWVVAQSRAIMARVIVLPEFQRAEVVLGYLSLPGEVAVDGILAAAWKAGKRVAVPAARDDGEYMPAWLTPNESLTHGGFQVRQPVTPFWAKPDGFGLVVVPGVAFTANGDRLGHGKGFYDRMLARLGAKVACKVGVCFSFQLAPEWPVNETDVGMNVVVTEDQVYRKD encoded by the coding sequence ATGCTGACAAAAGAGTCCATTCGAAGCGTGATGCGGAAACGGCGCGCCGGTCTCCAGGCGGACTGGGTGGTGGCCCAGAGCCGTGCGATCATGGCGCGGGTGATTGTGTTGCCGGAATTTCAGCGGGCAGAGGTCGTGCTGGGTTATTTGTCCTTGCCCGGCGAAGTGGCGGTGGATGGGATTCTCGCCGCCGCCTGGAAGGCGGGGAAACGCGTGGCCGTCCCGGCGGCCCGGGATGACGGGGAGTATATGCCTGCCTGGCTTACGCCGAATGAATCCCTGACGCACGGGGGCTTTCAGGTGCGTCAGCCGGTGACCCCCTTCTGGGCCAAACCGGATGGCTTTGGACTGGTGGTGGTCCCCGGGGTGGCGTTTACTGCCAACGGGGACCGGTTGGGACATGGCAAGGGCTTTTACGACCGGATGCTGGCCCGGCTGGGGGCGAAAGTCGCCTGCAAGGTCGGCGTCTGTTTTTCTTTTCAATTGGCCCCGGAATGGCCGGTGAACGAAACCGATGTAGGCATGAATGTGGTGGTGACGGAAGATCAGGTATATCGAAAGGATTGA
- the xseA gene encoding exodeoxyribonuclease VII large subunit has translation MNAPVFTVTELTKQIRRLMEGNFGNVTVEGELSNVRMPPSGHCYFTIKDEAAQIRGVIWRSDMRGLLFVPRDGMRVQAHGALTVYERDGSYQIAVRRMEEGGKGSLQAAFEALKKKLAAEGLFDVDRKRKLPLLPQHIGVVTSPTGAAIRDILNVLCRRFPNLHVVIAPARVQGAGAAEEIAGAIDLLNQQRQVEVIIVGRGGGSLEDLWCFNEEIVARAIARSDIPIISAVGHETDFTICDFVADLRAATPSAAAEIVVGRKDEFLEALRNHSRIMTRLLKHSLLEAKSRFRAASRSYVFREPGNAARVYRQRLERLQTQTRHALERQFREGQQQTDDLAVRMTHSLKLVFASRVQQVHGLERQLNAFNPLAVLKRGYSITLNAEGRAIRRAEETKPGDRILTKVGEGEFTSEVTHGEKENG, from the coding sequence ATGAATGCCCCTGTTTTCACAGTCACCGAATTGACGAAGCAGATCCGACGCCTCATGGAGGGGAATTTTGGAAATGTGACGGTGGAGGGGGAACTCTCCAACGTCCGGATGCCGCCGTCGGGTCACTGTTATTTCACTATCAAGGACGAGGCCGCCCAGATTCGCGGGGTGATCTGGCGGAGTGATATGCGGGGCCTGTTGTTTGTGCCCCGCGATGGGATGCGGGTGCAGGCGCATGGCGCCTTGACCGTCTATGAGCGGGATGGCAGTTATCAGATTGCCGTCCGCCGCATGGAGGAGGGTGGGAAGGGCTCGCTCCAGGCCGCGTTTGAGGCGCTGAAGAAGAAGCTGGCAGCCGAGGGCTTGTTTGATGTGGACCGCAAACGCAAGCTCCCCCTGTTGCCGCAGCATATCGGGGTGGTGACATCGCCCACCGGTGCCGCGATCCGGGATATCCTGAACGTGCTGTGCCGCCGCTTTCCCAATCTCCACGTGGTGATTGCCCCCGCCCGGGTTCAGGGGGCCGGGGCCGCCGAGGAAATCGCCGGGGCCATCGATCTCCTGAACCAGCAGCGGCAGGTGGAGGTCATCATTGTCGGCCGCGGTGGCGGCAGTCTGGAAGACCTCTGGTGTTTTAATGAGGAGATTGTGGCCCGGGCGATTGCCCGCTCGGATATCCCGATTATCTCGGCGGTGGGTCATGAGACGGACTTCACGATTTGTGATTTCGTCGCAGACCTAAGGGCCGCCACCCCGTCAGCGGCCGCCGAAATCGTGGTGGGCCGGAAGGATGAGTTTCTCGAGGCGCTCCGGAATCACTCCCGGATCATGACGCGGCTATTGAAGCACTCCCTGCTCGAGGCGAAAAGCCGGTTCAGGGCCGCTTCCCGCAGTTATGTGTTCAGGGAGCCGGGCAATGCCGCCCGGGTCTACCGGCAGCGGCTGGAGCGGCTTCAGACCCAGACCCGGCATGCCCTTGAACGCCAGTTCCGGGAGGGGCAGCAGCAAACCGATGACCTGGCCGTGCGGATGACGCATTCGCTCAAGCTGGTGTTTGCCAGCCGGGTTCAACAGGTGCACGGGCTGGAGCGGCAACTGAACGCCTTCAATCCGCTGGCCGTCCTGAAGCGCGGCTACAGCATTACACTCAATGCCGAGGGGCGGGCCATCCGGCGGGCGGAGGAGACGAAGCCGGGCGACCGGATTTTGACCAAAGTAGGTGAAGGTGAATTTACATCAGAGGTGACTCATGGCGAAAAAGAAAACGGATGA
- a CDS encoding TIGR00282 family metallophosphoesterase — translation MIILMVGDMVGGPGRKIFARIAGRMKQQGQVDMIVANAENSAGGKGASRIIAGELFDAGADVLTMGDHMWDQKDIIPYLEVEKRIIRPANFAPGCPGRGVVTVDTPKGRVTVVSLIGRVFMPPMDCPFRTVDALLSKEPNMGKVILVDFHAEATSEKIAMGRHLDGRVSAVVGTHTHVQTSDEIIMPKKTAYLTDLGMTGPKDSIIGRDYASVMGKFITGMPSKFEIAEGNVALEGALIDVDEATGRARKITRVREFLDHPK, via the coding sequence ATGATTATTTTAATGGTGGGAGATATGGTGGGGGGGCCGGGGCGCAAGATTTTTGCGCGGATCGCCGGCCGGATGAAACAGCAGGGGCAGGTCGACATGATTGTCGCCAATGCCGAAAATTCCGCAGGCGGCAAAGGGGCCAGCCGGATTATTGCCGGGGAATTGTTTGATGCCGGCGCCGACGTGCTGACCATGGGCGATCACATGTGGGACCAGAAGGACATCATTCCTTACCTCGAGGTGGAAAAGCGCATTATCCGCCCCGCTAATTTCGCGCCCGGTTGTCCCGGGCGTGGCGTCGTGACGGTGGATACGCCCAAGGGCCGGGTGACGGTGGTGAGCCTGATCGGGCGGGTCTTTATGCCGCCCATGGACTGTCCCTTCCGCACGGTGGATGCCCTGTTAAGCAAAGAGCCGAATATGGGGAAGGTCATCCTGGTCGACTTCCATGCCGAGGCGACGTCTGAAAAAATCGCCATGGGCCGCCATCTGGATGGACGCGTCAGCGCCGTGGTGGGCACCCATACCCATGTCCAGACCTCGGATGAGATCATCATGCCCAAGAAGACCGCTTATCTGACCGATCTGGGGATGACGGGGCCCAAGGATTCGATTATCGGGCGGGACTACGCCTCGGTGATGGGTAAGTTCATTACCGGCATGCCTTCTAAATTCGAAATTGCCGAGGGCAATGTGGCCCTGGAGGGCGCGTTGATTGATGTCGATGAAGCCACCGGGCGGGCCCGCAAGATTACGCGCGTCAGGGAGTTCCTGGATCACCCGAAATGA
- a CDS encoding replication-associated recombination protein A produces the protein MDLFETERTGDAMRLQPLAARMRPRTLDDVVGQDHILGKGKLLRRSIEADRLGSIILYGPPGCGKTSIAEAIASTTKRRFERTSGVLANVASLRVLLAAADHRKKADGLETILFIDEIHHFSKSQQDILLPHVEDGTVTLIGATTHNPFFFINSPLTSRSQVFQLNPVSEASIIAILSRALADERGLGGHPADVDPEALAHLARVCEGDGRRALNALEIAVMSTPPNEQYRIHVTAAIMEESIQKKAVVYDRDEDGHHDTISAFIKSVRGSDPNAAIYWLAKMIYAGEDPRFIARRLVILASEDIGNADPRGLMMATSAMEAVAFVGMPEGRIILAQATTYLATAPKSNASYLAIDEALADVEKGRVLPVPDHLRSASYKGAEQLGHVGYQYAHDFEGHFVDQEYMPTSAIYYKPTKAGYEDVIGKRMAEWDARRKKGNSEKS, from the coding sequence ATGGATCTTTTCGAAACTGAACGAACGGGTGATGCGATGCGCCTGCAGCCGCTGGCGGCACGTATGCGCCCGCGCACCTTGGATGACGTTGTTGGCCAGGATCATATCCTCGGTAAAGGCAAGCTCTTACGTCGATCCATTGAAGCTGACCGGTTGGGCAGTATTATCCTGTATGGGCCGCCCGGGTGTGGCAAAACCTCCATTGCCGAAGCCATTGCCTCCACCACCAAACGGCGGTTTGAGCGCACCAGCGGCGTGCTGGCCAATGTGGCCTCGCTCCGGGTGCTGCTGGCTGCGGCCGATCATCGTAAAAAGGCGGATGGGCTGGAAACCATTCTCTTTATTGATGAGATCCATCATTTCAGCAAATCCCAGCAGGATATCCTCCTCCCGCATGTGGAGGACGGCACCGTGACCCTGATCGGGGCCACCACGCATAATCCCTTTTTCTTCATCAACAGCCCTTTGACCTCGCGCTCCCAGGTGTTTCAACTCAATCCGGTGTCGGAGGCGAGTATCATTGCGATTCTGAGCCGGGCCCTGGCGGATGAGCGGGGATTGGGCGGCCACCCGGCTGATGTGGATCCTGAGGCGTTGGCGCATCTGGCCCGGGTCTGCGAAGGCGATGGGCGGCGTGCCCTGAATGCCCTTGAGATCGCTGTGATGTCAACCCCTCCGAATGAGCAGTATCGCATCCATGTCACGGCCGCCATCATGGAGGAGTCCATTCAGAAAAAGGCGGTGGTCTATGACCGGGATGAGGATGGGCACCATGACACCATTTCGGCCTTCATCAAAAGTGTGCGCGGCTCCGATCCCAATGCCGCGATCTATTGGCTCGCCAAGATGATTTACGCGGGCGAGGATCCGCGGTTTATTGCGCGCCGCCTGGTGATCCTGGCCTCGGAGGACATCGGGAATGCCGATCCGCGCGGGCTGATGATGGCCACCTCCGCGATGGAGGCGGTGGCGTTTGTGGGCATGCCGGAAGGGCGCATTATCCTGGCGCAGGCCACCACCTACCTGGCCACGGCGCCCAAGAGCAATGCGTCCTACCTGGCGATTGACGAGGCCCTGGCCGATGTGGAGAAGGGGCGGGTCCTGCCGGTTCCTGATCATCTGCGCAGCGCCAGCTATAAAGGGGCGGAGCAATTGGGCCATGTCGGCTATCAATACGCCCATGATTTCGAGGGCCATTTTGTGGATCAGGAGTATATGCCGACGTCGGCCATCTATTATAAGCCCACGAAAGCGGGGTATGAGGATGTGATTGGAAAGCGCATGGCGGAGTGGGATGCGCGCCGGAAAAAAGGTAATTCGGAAAAGAGCTGA